One Streptosporangium sp. NBC_01495 DNA window includes the following coding sequences:
- a CDS encoding glycosyltransferase family 4 protein, with protein MAGQGARATRRASGPPPAGLVAATARQRPSMRGVRVAVLNFREPLQSVAGGAEEYAWQVSRHLVGQGASVTFVTSREAGQPPAEVRDGIALRRMGNPFLVYLLVPLWMLLRRRRFDVVIDCMNGIPFFAPLVVRRRTVVISLVHHVHDRQFYAFFPRWLARIGCFVEGPVARLVYRRRPTVTVSESSRNELRERLGWLAPIQVVPNGSPVARLVASGGDVAGDPAVVYLGRLVGHKRVERVVDLAGDLEGAWPGVHVHVIGRGGEQERLADHAARRGLRDRVHLHGFLPEAAKNAILGAARVNVTASEFEGWGLTVIEAAALGVPTVAFDVAGLRDSVRDGVTGWLVGEGEALADVVDRALRELSDPARREEIQQACRLWAAEFTWGRTGATMTGLITTELYKNGRHLHVSDLCLAAGETDPP; from the coding sequence GTGGCCGGACAGGGCGCCAGGGCGACCCGCCGGGCGTCGGGCCCGCCCCCCGCCGGGCTGGTGGCCGCGACGGCGCGGCAGCGGCCGTCCATGCGCGGGGTACGCGTCGCCGTCCTGAACTTCCGCGAGCCGCTGCAGTCGGTGGCGGGAGGCGCCGAGGAGTACGCCTGGCAGGTCAGCCGCCACCTGGTGGGGCAGGGGGCGTCGGTCACCTTCGTCACGTCGAGGGAGGCCGGGCAGCCCCCGGCCGAGGTGCGCGACGGCATCGCGCTGCGGCGGATGGGCAACCCGTTCCTGGTCTATCTGCTGGTCCCGCTCTGGATGCTGCTGCGGCGCCGGCGCTTCGACGTCGTCATCGACTGCATGAACGGCATCCCCTTCTTCGCCCCCCTGGTCGTGAGACGGCGCACGGTCGTCATCTCCCTGGTGCACCACGTGCACGACCGCCAGTTCTACGCCTTCTTCCCGCGCTGGCTGGCACGGATCGGCTGCTTCGTGGAGGGGCCGGTCGCCCGGCTGGTCTACCGGCGCCGCCCGACCGTCACGGTCTCGGAGTCCTCCAGGAACGAGCTGCGCGAGCGGCTCGGCTGGCTCGCGCCGATCCAGGTCGTCCCGAACGGCAGCCCGGTGGCGCGCCTGGTCGCGAGCGGCGGGGACGTGGCGGGGGACCCCGCCGTGGTCTACCTCGGCAGGCTGGTGGGCCACAAACGCGTCGAGCGGGTGGTGGACCTCGCCGGAGACCTCGAAGGGGCCTGGCCCGGCGTCCACGTGCACGTCATCGGGCGCGGCGGCGAGCAGGAGCGGCTCGCGGACCACGCCGCCCGCCGCGGGCTGCGGGACCGGGTTCACCTGCACGGCTTCCTGCCCGAGGCCGCCAAGAACGCGATCCTGGGGGCGGCGCGGGTCAACGTCACCGCCTCGGAGTTCGAGGGCTGGGGGCTGACGGTGATCGAGGCCGCCGCCCTCGGCGTCCCGACCGTCGCCTTCGACGTCGCGGGACTGCGCGACTCGGTGCGCGACGGCGTCACGGGCTGGCTGGTCGGGGAGGGTGAGGCGCTGGCCGACGTGGTGGACCGCGCGTTGCGGGAACTGTCGGACCCGGCCAGGCGCGAGGAGATCCAGCAGGCGTGCAGGCTCTGGGCCGCCGAGTTCACCTGGGGGAGAACGGGCGCTACGATGACCGGACTAATCACCACAGAGCTCTATAAAAACGGTCGTCACCTCCATGTATCCGATCTCTGTCTCGCCGCGGGTGAGACCGATCCGCCATAA
- a CDS encoding FkbM family methyltransferase, which translates to MSMRFRPGVVVRSAVAGAIPLRWFGAVIRRVYPRLDAELARAGEFVPRGGTAVDVGVWYGPWTAKLRRLGCDVVSIEANPRLAAMLGRTFPDVRVVAAGASDSSGTARLWIPGGGRGAEATASLVHGAGEGVPVDVPTVTIDELDLKDVRFIKVDVEGHELAALRGAARTVHRDRPVLLVELETRHQDIGLVVGQLAEWGYTGSVLTGGAWVPLDGFDLAAHQEAAVGEVERSFISRLLRPGGEYVNMVLFRPAAS; encoded by the coding sequence ATGTCGATGCGGTTCCGGCCAGGTGTGGTCGTCCGGAGCGCCGTCGCCGGTGCGATTCCGCTGCGCTGGTTCGGCGCCGTGATCCGCCGGGTCTACCCCCGGCTGGACGCCGAGCTGGCCCGTGCCGGGGAGTTCGTGCCGCGCGGCGGCACCGCCGTCGACGTGGGCGTCTGGTACGGGCCGTGGACCGCGAAGCTGCGGCGGCTCGGCTGCGACGTCGTCTCGATCGAGGCCAACCCCCGCCTGGCCGCCATGCTCGGGCGGACCTTCCCCGACGTCCGGGTGGTCGCGGCGGGTGCCTCGGACAGCTCGGGCACCGCGCGGCTGTGGATACCCGGCGGCGGGCGGGGAGCGGAGGCCACGGCCTCGCTCGTCCACGGAGCGGGGGAGGGCGTGCCGGTGGACGTCCCGACCGTCACCATCGACGAGCTGGACCTGAAGGACGTCCGGTTCATCAAGGTCGACGTGGAGGGCCACGAGCTCGCCGCCCTGCGCGGTGCCGCGCGGACCGTCCACCGGGACCGGCCCGTCCTGCTGGTCGAGCTGGAGACCCGGCACCAGGACATCGGCCTGGTCGTCGGCCAGCTCGCGGAGTGGGGCTACACCGGCTCGGTACTCACCGGCGGCGCCTGGGTCCCGCTGGACGGCTTCGACCTGGCCGCCCACCAGGAGGCGGCGGTCGGCGAGGTGGAGCGGAGCTTCATCTCCCGTCTCCTCAGGCCCGGTGGCGAGTACGTGAACATGGTGCTGTTCCGCCCCGCCGCCTCGTAG
- a CDS encoding acyl-CoA dehydrogenase, translated as MAIGLSEEHEALRESVTGWAERNIPSEVVRAAIAAEGEERPGFWAGLADQGLLGLHIPEEYGGSGYGLLETAVAVEALGERVAPGPYVPTVLAGAAILASDGKAHAELLPGLADGTLTGAVALGASITGTRGEDGTLTIGGAAELVLGGTLADVLVLPVSTDRGEEWVAVDAAAATVTPVRALDLTRGVARVELDAVTVPAGRVLDGLQGPGVLNLAAILLGAEAAGLASWCVTAAAGYAKVRVQFGRPIGQFQGVKHKASRMLVALEQARATVWDAARATEGTGGGAEVSADERAYAAAIAGVVAPDAAVLCAKDAIQIFGGIGYTYEHDVHLYYRRALTLRALLGSSGEWAESVAELALNGVSRELEIELPEEAAELREGIRAEIAGFAALEGQEQKRALASAGYVMPHLARPWGRDAKPLEQVLILQELKAAKVRLPQMIIGAWVVPSLVSYGTPEQQERFLPPTLSGEMIWCQLFSEPGAGSDLANVQMKAEKVEGGWRLNGQKVWTSVAHFAEWGICIARNSSEGSKHEGITYFLVDMKGPGVTVRPLTEMTGENLFNEVFLDDVFIPDDLVVGEVGEGWKVARNTLSNERVSLSSGSGGTGSSVPDLLGLAGRLGRELTPAERQELARVVCEGHSIAALGLRVTLKQLTGLEPGADASVRKLLSTSHAQHVSECAVSLLGSSAVIAADMKLGDAGYWNRAVLSTRAMTIYGGTTEVQLNIIAERMLGLPRDPEPGK; from the coding sequence ATGGCGATCGGGTTGAGCGAGGAGCACGAGGCGCTCCGGGAGTCGGTGACCGGGTGGGCGGAGCGCAACATCCCGTCCGAGGTCGTGCGCGCCGCCATCGCGGCGGAGGGTGAGGAGCGCCCCGGCTTCTGGGCAGGGCTGGCCGACCAGGGTCTGCTCGGCCTGCACATCCCCGAGGAGTACGGCGGCAGCGGCTACGGCCTGCTGGAGACCGCTGTCGCCGTCGAGGCCCTCGGCGAGCGCGTCGCCCCCGGCCCGTACGTTCCCACGGTGCTCGCCGGCGCCGCGATCCTCGCCTCCGACGGCAAGGCCCACGCCGAGCTCCTGCCCGGCCTCGCCGACGGCACGCTGACCGGCGCGGTCGCGCTGGGCGCCTCGATCACCGGCACCCGGGGCGAGGACGGCACCCTGACGATCGGCGGCGCCGCCGAGCTGGTTCTGGGCGGGACGCTGGCCGACGTCCTGGTGCTCCCGGTGAGCACCGACCGCGGTGAGGAGTGGGTCGCGGTGGACGCCGCCGCGGCGACCGTGACCCCGGTCAGGGCGCTCGACCTCACCCGGGGGGTGGCCAGGGTCGAGCTGGACGCGGTCACCGTACCGGCGGGGCGGGTCCTCGACGGGCTGCAGGGCCCCGGGGTCCTCAACCTGGCCGCGATCCTGCTCGGCGCGGAGGCCGCGGGCCTCGCGTCGTGGTGCGTGACCGCCGCCGCCGGGTACGCCAAGGTCCGCGTGCAGTTCGGCCGCCCGATCGGGCAGTTCCAGGGCGTGAAGCACAAGGCCTCCCGGATGCTCGTCGCCCTGGAGCAGGCCCGCGCGACCGTGTGGGACGCCGCCCGCGCCACCGAGGGGACGGGCGGCGGCGCCGAGGTGTCGGCCGACGAGCGGGCCTACGCCGCCGCGATCGCGGGTGTGGTCGCCCCCGACGCGGCCGTGCTCTGCGCCAAGGACGCCATCCAGATCTTCGGCGGCATCGGCTACACCTACGAGCACGACGTCCACCTGTACTACCGCCGCGCGCTCACCCTGCGCGCCCTGCTCGGCTCCTCGGGAGAGTGGGCCGAGTCGGTCGCGGAGCTGGCCCTGAACGGCGTGAGCCGGGAGCTGGAGATCGAGCTGCCCGAGGAGGCCGCCGAGCTGCGCGAGGGCATCCGGGCCGAGATCGCCGGGTTCGCCGCGCTGGAGGGCCAGGAGCAGAAGCGGGCGCTGGCGAGCGCCGGATACGTCATGCCGCACCTGGCCAGGCCCTGGGGCCGCGACGCCAAGCCGCTGGAGCAGGTCCTCATCCTCCAGGAGCTCAAGGCCGCCAAGGTCAGGCTGCCCCAGATGATCATCGGTGCCTGGGTGGTGCCCTCGCTCGTCTCGTACGGCACCCCCGAGCAGCAGGAGCGCTTCCTGCCGCCCACGCTGAGCGGCGAGATGATCTGGTGCCAGCTCTTCTCCGAGCCCGGTGCGGGCTCCGACCTGGCGAACGTGCAGATGAAGGCCGAGAAGGTCGAGGGCGGCTGGCGGCTCAACGGCCAGAAGGTCTGGACCTCCGTGGCGCACTTCGCCGAGTGGGGCATCTGCATCGCCCGCAACTCCTCCGAGGGCTCCAAGCACGAGGGCATCACCTACTTCCTGGTCGACATGAAGGGGCCCGGCGTCACGGTCAGGCCGCTCACCGAGATGACCGGGGAGAACCTGTTCAACGAGGTCTTCCTCGACGACGTGTTCATCCCGGACGACCTCGTCGTCGGCGAGGTGGGCGAGGGCTGGAAGGTCGCCAGGAACACGCTGTCCAACGAGCGGGTCTCGCTCTCGTCGGGTTCCGGCGGCACCGGCTCGTCCGTCCCCGACCTGCTCGGCCTGGCCGGGCGCCTCGGCAGGGAGCTGACCCCCGCCGAGCGCCAGGAGCTGGCACGCGTCGTCTGCGAGGGCCACTCGATCGCCGCGCTCGGACTGCGGGTGACCCTGAAGCAGCTGACCGGCCTGGAGCCCGGCGCCGACGCCTCGGTCCGCAAGCTCCTGTCCACCTCGCACGCCCAGCACGTCTCGGAGTGCGCGGTCTCGCTGCTCGGCTCCTCGGCCGTCATCGCCGCCGACATGAAGCTCGGCGACGCCGGCTACTGGAACCGCGCAGTCCTCTCCACCCGGGCCATGACGATCTACGGCGGCACCACGGAGGTGCAGCTCAACATCATCGCCGAGCGGATGCTCGGCCTGCCGCGCGACCCCGAGCCGGGTAAGTGA